A genomic region of Thermodesulfovibrio aggregans contains the following coding sequences:
- a CDS encoding RelA/SpoT family protein has protein sequence MLTIDDLIKKVLKYRPNANVELIRKAYIFSREAHCAQKRKEGIPYIYHPLAVADILADMRLDSTTIAAGLLHDTVEDAEMTIDDISEMFNPDVAFLVDAVTKLSKLQFSTLEEAQAENFRKMFLAMSKDIRVILIKFADRLHNMRTIEFLPLEKQKRIAKETLEIYAPLANRLGIGWMRSEFEDLSFKVLYPDEYNDLVQKVAKRKEDQQAYIDSVIKILSEKIKEMNIPFKIFGRVKHYYGIYQKMVKQKISFEQVYDVIGIRIITDTVPHCYDILGIIHSLWTLIPGRFKDFISLPKSNYYQSLHTTVIGPGGERVEFQIRTEEMDIIAEEGIAAHWRYKERKDLTEREAKLVSWLRDLIKEISDPKELLDAVKAEVVPDTIYVFTPKGDVKELPVGSTPVDFAYAIHSEVGAKCAGAKVNGRIVPLNYQLQSGDVVEIITSPHQKPRKDWLQFVVTQRARNRIKHFLRQEERQQGIDIGKQLLEAELRKSGIQPSILKNEKIEEVLQAFSVQSLEDLYLLIGHGKISVHQVVNRLSPEISQEEFVLPRKKTHRKDQRQFISLRGVDEVLYHIAKCCMPVPGDEIIGFITRGKGISVHRKDCVNVKHMEPDRLIEVFWTADDTSKVQTKISIECIDKPGILATLTGLLSANQVNITQVKANSTSDKRALIDFTIEVKDRVHLSDIINKIYQISEVLSVKR, from the coding sequence ATGTTAACAATAGATGATTTAATTAAAAAGGTTTTGAAATATAGGCCCAATGCTAATGTTGAGCTTATAAGAAAAGCTTATATTTTTTCAAGAGAAGCTCATTGTGCTCAAAAAAGAAAAGAAGGCATCCCTTACATATATCATCCATTGGCTGTTGCAGATATACTTGCCGATATGAGACTTGACTCTACTACAATTGCAGCTGGACTTCTTCACGATACTGTTGAAGATGCTGAAATGACCATTGATGATATAAGTGAAATGTTTAATCCTGATGTTGCCTTTTTAGTTGATGCTGTTACAAAGTTGAGCAAACTTCAATTTTCCACCTTAGAGGAAGCTCAGGCAGAAAATTTTAGAAAGATGTTTCTTGCAATGTCGAAGGATATAAGAGTAATTTTAATAAAGTTTGCTGACAGACTTCATAATATGCGCACAATTGAGTTTCTTCCTTTAGAAAAACAAAAAAGGATAGCAAAAGAAACTCTTGAAATATATGCTCCTCTTGCAAATAGACTTGGAATTGGATGGATGCGTTCAGAGTTTGAAGACCTTTCATTTAAAGTTCTTTACCCGGACGAATATAATGACCTTGTTCAAAAAGTAGCAAAAAGAAAAGAAGATCAGCAGGCATACATTGACAGTGTCATAAAAATACTTTCTGAAAAAATCAAAGAAATGAATATTCCCTTTAAGATATTCGGAAGAGTGAAGCACTACTATGGAATATATCAAAAAATGGTCAAACAGAAAATATCTTTTGAGCAGGTCTATGATGTTATAGGAATAAGAATTATTACTGATACGGTGCCACATTGTTATGATATCTTAGGAATTATTCATTCTCTGTGGACACTTATACCTGGAAGATTTAAAGATTTTATAAGTCTTCCAAAATCTAATTATTATCAATCACTTCATACAACTGTTATAGGTCCTGGAGGAGAAAGAGTTGAGTTTCAGATAAGAACAGAGGAAATGGATATAATTGCAGAAGAAGGTATTGCTGCTCACTGGAGATATAAAGAAAGAAAAGATTTGACAGAAAGAGAAGCAAAACTTGTATCTTGGCTTAGAGATTTAATTAAAGAAATATCTGATCCAAAGGAACTTTTAGATGCAGTAAAAGCTGAAGTTGTACCTGATACTATCTATGTTTTTACTCCAAAGGGAGATGTTAAGGAACTTCCAGTCGGCTCAACACCAGTAGATTTTGCCTATGCAATACATTCTGAAGTCGGTGCAAAATGTGCAGGAGCAAAAGTTAACGGTAGAATAGTTCCACTTAATTATCAACTTCAAAGTGGTGATGTTGTGGAAATCATAACAAGTCCTCATCAGAAGCCAAGAAAAGATTGGTTACAATTTGTTGTTACTCAGAGAGCAAGAAACAGAATAAAACATTTCCTCAGACAGGAAGAAAGACAACAGGGAATTGATATAGGCAAACAACTGCTAGAGGCAGAATTACGAAAAAGTGGAATTCAGCCATCAATTCTTAAAAATGAAAAAATTGAAGAAGTTTTACAGGCTTTTTCTGTTCAGAGTCTTGAAGATTTGTATCTTCTCATTGGACATGGAAAAATCTCAGTTCATCAGGTTGTAAATAGACTTTCTCCTGAAATCTCTCAAGAAGAGTTTGTTCTTCCAAGAAAAAAAACTCATAGGAAGGATCAAAGACAGTTTATTTCTCTTAGAGGAGTTGATGAAGTTCTCTATCACATAGCAAAATGCTGTATGCCTGTCCCCGGAGACGAGATAATAGGTTTTATTACAAGAGGCAAGGGTATCTCAGTGCATAGAAAAGATTGCGTGAATGTAAAACATATGGAGCCTGATAGACTAATAGAGGTATTTTGGACAGCTGATGACACTTCTAAAGTTCAAACAAAAATAAGTATAGAATGTATTGATAAACCTGGTATCCTTGCTACTCTTACAGGACTTTTGTCAGCCAATCAGGTCAATATAACTCAAGTAAAGGCTAACTCTACTTCTGATAAAAGAGCTCTGATTGATTTTACAATTGAAGTAAAAGACAGAGTTCATCTCTCCGATATTATCAATAAAATATATCAAATAAGTGAAGTTCTATCTGTCAAAAGATAG
- a CDS encoding L-threonylcarbamoyladenylate synthase → MKLADATKVNIKKVLEILENDGIIIYPTETLYGIGARFDSQIALKKIFEIKKRPKEKSFPLIVNLKNLNLVVESIPKEAQDLIEKFWPGPLTLLLPAKKNLPEEITKDGKVAVRMPGDSFALRLIKESSFPITATSANLSGLPPADCIDTVVEYFKETPVDLIIDGGKLPGIPSTIVDVTVKPPKVIRKGAIELSFDR, encoded by the coding sequence ATGAAACTTGCAGATGCTACAAAAGTAAATATTAAAAAAGTTCTGGAAATTCTTGAAAATGATGGAATAATAATCTATCCTACCGAGACTCTTTATGGAATTGGAGCAAGATTTGACAGCCAGATAGCTCTTAAAAAAATCTTTGAAATCAAAAAAAGACCAAAAGAGAAAAGTTTTCCACTAATTGTAAACTTAAAAAATCTTAATTTAGTCGTCGAATCTATACCTAAAGAGGCACAAGACCTAATTGAAAAGTTTTGGCCCGGTCCTTTGACTCTGCTTTTACCAGCAAAAAAAAATTTACCGGAAGAAATAACAAAAGATGGAAAAGTAGCAGTCAGAATGCCAGGTGATTCTTTTGCCTTAAGATTAATTAAGGAATCCTCTTTCCCCATCACAGCAACATCGGCAAATCTATCAGGGTTGCCACCAGCAGATTGTATTGATACTGTAGTTGAGTATTTTAAGGAAACTCCAGTTGATCTAATAATTGATGGAGGAAAACTGCCGGGAATCCCCTCAACAATAGTAGATGTAACAGTTAAACCTCCTAAGGTAATAAGAAAAGGTGCTATAGAGCTATCTTTTGACAGATAG
- a CDS encoding transglutaminase family protein: MLLHFINQSKAQNIIFIISILIAMIPFTAIIKYISFYVNLIFLLLIAVSIFLHIKKIFLPVWLLNLVSIGFIFMPFLNYSLEDILLSSIEALTLILAIRFLGKKSSREYLQIYLISLLLLGGYSLFNISWVFLIRVVLMLVLTIFSVLILTYMREIKEEFINFERVVNLFKIAIFISILSIPLSALFFIILPRSPVPLMDIGFSKSKTGFSSVVNLGSVSEIQEDKTVVMRVKMEKLSQELYWRVIVFDTFDGKKWYKKISEKDKAIINGEKVNYTVILEPLTEQYIPTLDYPLKVYLPNIYQEYPGVYRMNSQSEKTIKYTATSYINHEIKEFSVTSAYLDIPKNISKKIIDLTHEITNQSLTKEKIALSILKFLSEYQYSLKDLPGGENPVEEFLFNKKKGNCEYFATAMALMLRIKGIPSRVVGGFKGGTYNTFGGYYIIRASDAHLWVEAWIDGKWLMFDPSGKIERFQEPIIFHLIDYLWNNIVLDYDLKAQLKLAKSIKVPQIKIFPLIFLIPLIALILFGFFRIYHHFKRKRSLLYKFFDIMKKYGFERKRYQGLEEFIATIDNPEIRLQAEKFVKEYEKIYFRDREITKEELKKLKVLLEKLNETCRCYKSKY; the protein is encoded by the coding sequence ATGCTCTTGCATTTTATAAATCAGAGTAAAGCTCAAAATATTATATTTATCATCAGCATATTAATTGCTATGATACCTTTCACAGCAATAATTAAATATATTTCTTTTTATGTGAATTTAATATTCCTCTTGTTGATTGCTGTTTCTATATTTTTACATATCAAAAAAATTTTTTTACCAGTATGGCTCCTCAATTTAGTGTCAATTGGCTTTATTTTTATGCCGTTTTTAAACTACTCCTTAGAGGATATCCTTTTATCATCCATAGAAGCTCTCACTCTGATTCTTGCAATAAGATTTCTTGGTAAAAAAAGCTCCAGAGAATACTTACAAATTTATCTTATTTCTTTACTTTTACTTGGAGGTTATTCACTTTTTAACATATCCTGGGTATTTCTAATAAGAGTTGTTCTGATGTTAGTTTTAACAATTTTTTCAGTTTTGATTTTAACCTATATGAGGGAGATTAAAGAGGAATTCATAAATTTTGAGAGAGTAGTAAATCTCTTTAAAATCGCCATCTTTATATCGATTCTCTCAATTCCTTTGAGTGCATTATTTTTTATTATTTTACCAAGAAGCCCTGTTCCACTTATGGATATTGGTTTCAGTAAGTCAAAAACAGGATTTTCTTCTGTTGTAAATCTTGGTTCTGTAAGTGAGATACAGGAAGACAAAACAGTGGTGATGAGAGTAAAAATGGAAAAACTTTCTCAGGAACTTTACTGGCGGGTCATCGTATTTGATACCTTTGATGGAAAAAAGTGGTATAAAAAAATCTCAGAAAAAGACAAGGCAATCATCAATGGAGAGAAAGTAAACTACACTGTAATATTAGAGCCACTCACAGAACAATATATCCCAACACTTGATTACCCATTAAAAGTTTATTTGCCTAATATTTATCAGGAATATCCAGGAGTTTACAGAATGAATTCTCAATCTGAAAAAACAATCAAATATACTGCCACATCTTACATAAACCATGAAATAAAAGAATTCTCTGTCACATCTGCATATCTTGATATTCCTAAAAACATCTCAAAAAAAATTATAGATCTAACTCATGAAATCACAAATCAATCTTTAACTAAAGAAAAGATAGCATTAAGCATATTAAAATTTTTAAGTGAATATCAATATTCTCTCAAAGACCTTCCTGGTGGAGAAAATCCTGTAGAAGAGTTTTTATTCAATAAAAAGAAAGGGAATTGTGAATACTTTGCTACAGCTATGGCTTTAATGTTGAGAATTAAAGGTATTCCATCAAGAGTTGTTGGAGGATTTAAAGGAGGAACATACAATACCTTTGGAGGTTACTACATAATTAGAGCGTCCGATGCTCATCTATGGGTTGAAGCTTGGATTGATGGAAAATGGCTAATGTTTGATCCATCCGGGAAAATAGAAAGATTTCAGGAGCCCATTATTTTTCATCTGATTGACTATCTGTGGAATAACATTGTTCTTGATTACGATTTAAAAGCCCAATTAAAATTGGCAAAATCCATAAAAGTTCCGCAGATCAAAATTTTCCCATTGATTTTTTTAATTCCATTAATTGCCCTTATTCTTTTTGGATTTTTCAGAATATACCATCATTTCAAAAGAAAAAGAAGTTTGCTTTACAAATTTTTTGATATTATGAAAAAATATGGTTTTGAAAGGAAAAGATATCAAGGGCTGGAAGAGTTTATAGCTACAATAGATAATCCAGAAATAAGATTACAGGCAGAAAAATTTGTAAAAGAATATGAAAAAATATATTTTCGAGATAGAGAAATTACAAAGGAAGAACTAAAAAAACTTAAAGTATTACTTGAAAAATTAAATGAAACTTGCAGATGCTACAAAAGTAAATATTAA